The genomic interval TTGACGCACAAGCGAAGGTGTCAGGTACATTCAGCGTCCGCTGAATGTACCTGACACCTTCGCTCGTTCCGCCCCGGGGGCTTCCGGGTTTCGTAGGCTCCGGCATGGCCGGAACACACGCACACGCCGGGGGTTGGGGCGCTCTGAAGGGAACCGCGAGGCACGTCGGAGCGCAGAAGGGCAAGCTGCGCATCGCGTTGTCGATGCTCAAGCTCAACCAGGCCGACGGCTTCGACTGCCCCGGCTGCGCCTGGCCCGACCCGGCCGATCCCGGTGACCGCTCCGCCTTCGAGTTCTGCGAGAACGGCGCGAAGGCGGTCGCCTGGGAGGCCACGAAGAAGCGCTGCGACCCGGCCTTCTTCGCCAAGCACACCGTCGCCGAGCTGGATACCTGGAGCGACCATCAGCTCGAGGCGGTGGGGCGGCTGACGCGGCCGATGCGGTACGACGCGGCGACCGACCGCTACGAGGAGCTGTCCTGGGACGACGCATACCGCCGCGTCGGCGGCCGCCTCGCCGGCTTGAGCGATCCCGACCGCGGCGTCTTCTACACCTCCGGCCGCACCTCCAACGAGGCGGCCTTCCTCTACCAGCTGCTCGGCCGACGCCTCGGGACGAACAACTTCCCCGACTGCTCGAACATGTGCCACGAGTCTTCCGGCGTGGCCATGGCCGCGTCCATCGGCGTGGGCAAGGGGACGGTGACGCTGGAGGACTTCGGCCTCGCCGACATGATCCTGGTGATCGGGCAGAACCCCGGGACCAACCACCCGCGCATGCTCACGGAGCTGGAGAAGGCCAGCCGCCGCGGCTGCTCGATCGTCTCGATCAACCCGATGCGCGAGCGGGCGATGCAGGGCTTCGTCCACCCGCAGCACGCGGTGGCGATGACGCTGAACCGGCCGACGCCGATCGCCAGCGAATTCGTGCAGCCGGTGATCGGCGGCGACCTCGCGCTCTTCACCGGGCTGTGCAAGGCGGTGCTGGAGCTGCCCGAGGGAACGATCGACCGCGGCTTCATCGCCGCGCACACAATCGGTTTCGACGCGTTCGAAGCCGCCGTGAAGGCGGAGCCGTGGGAGGCGCTGGCGTTCCGCTCCGGCGTCGGCGTCGAGCGCATGCAGGAGCTCGGGCGGCTGTACGCGGGCCGGGAGCGGGTGATCGCCTGCTGGGCGATGGGCCTCACGCAGCAGCGCGACGCCGTGGCGACGATCCAGATGGTGCTCAACCTCCTGCTGGTGCGCGGCAACCTCGGCAGGCCGGGCGCCGGCGCCTGCCCCGTGCGCGGGCACAGCAACGTGCAGGGCGACCGCACGATGGGCATCACCGAGCGGCCGCCGGCGGCGCTGCTCGGGAACCTCCAACGCCGCTTCGGCTTCCAGCCACCCGCCGAGCACGGGCTCGACGTCGTCGACTCCATCCACGCGATGGAGCGGGGCGAGGTGGACGTCTTCATCGGCCTCGGCGGCAACTTTGTCTCCGCCACGCCCGACACGGCCCGCACCTCGGCGGCGATGCGGAGAGTCGGCCTGACGGTGCACGTCTCGACGAAGCTCAACCGCTCCCACCTGGTCCACGGCACCGACGCCCTGATCCTGCCCTGCCTCGGCCGCACCGAGGCCGACGTCACCGCGGCGGGGCCGCAGGCTGTGAGCGTCGAGGACTCGATGTCGATGGTCCACCTCACCCGCGGGCGCAACCCGCCCGCCGACCCCGACCTGCCCGGCGAGCCGACGCTGGTCAGCCGCATCGCAGCCGCCGCCTTCGGCCCCGGCGATCCCGCGGACTGGAGCCGGTTCGGCGAGGATTACGCCGCGGTCCGCGACGCCATCGCCGACGTGATCCCGGGCTTCGAGCGCTTCAACCAGCGCCTGGCCGAGAACCCCGGCGGGTTCTGGCTCGGCAACAGCGCCGCCCGGCTGGAGTTCGAGAACCCCGAGCGGAAGGCCCGCTTCATCGTCGGTGAGACGCGGGCTCCATCCGTGCCCGAGGGTTGCCTGCGGCTGATGACCCTCCGCAGCCACGACCAGTACAACACCACCGTCTACGGCCTGAACGACCGCTACCGCGGGGTGAGCGGCAAGCGGGACGTGCTGTTCGTCAACGCCGAGGACGCCGCGGGGCTCGGGCTCGCCGAGGGGGAGCGGGTGGACGTCCGGCGGGCGGCCGGGCCCGCGGACGGCGAGGCCGGCGAAGCGGAAATGCCGACGGTCCGCGGCTTCGAGCTCCTCTTCCACGACCTGCCCCGCGGCTGCTGCGCCGGCTACTTCCCCGA from Phycisphaera mikurensis NBRC 102666 carries:
- a CDS encoding FdhF/YdeP family oxidoreductase: MAGTHAHAGGWGALKGTARHVGAQKGKLRIALSMLKLNQADGFDCPGCAWPDPADPGDRSAFEFCENGAKAVAWEATKKRCDPAFFAKHTVAELDTWSDHQLEAVGRLTRPMRYDAATDRYEELSWDDAYRRVGGRLAGLSDPDRGVFYTSGRTSNEAAFLYQLLGRRLGTNNFPDCSNMCHESSGVAMAASIGVGKGTVTLEDFGLADMILVIGQNPGTNHPRMLTELEKASRRGCSIVSINPMRERAMQGFVHPQHAVAMTLNRPTPIASEFVQPVIGGDLALFTGLCKAVLELPEGTIDRGFIAAHTIGFDAFEAAVKAEPWEALAFRSGVGVERMQELGRLYAGRERVIACWAMGLTQQRDAVATIQMVLNLLLVRGNLGRPGAGACPVRGHSNVQGDRTMGITERPPAALLGNLQRRFGFQPPAEHGLDVVDSIHAMERGEVDVFIGLGGNFVSATPDTARTSAAMRRVGLTVHVSTKLNRSHLVHGTDALILPCLGRTEADVTAAGPQAVSVEDSMSMVHLTRGRNPPADPDLPGEPTLVSRIAAAAFGPGDPADWSRFGEDYAAVRDAIADVIPGFERFNQRLAENPGGFWLGNSAARLEFENPERKARFIVGETRAPSVPEGCLRLMTLRSHDQYNTTVYGLNDRYRGVSGKRDVLFVNAEDAAGLGLAEGERVDVRRAAGPADGEAGEAEMPTVRGFELLFHDLPRGCCAGYFPELNALVSLDSVAVGSNTPVSKLVPVRLFPS